From a single Maniola hyperantus chromosome 3, iAphHyp1.2, whole genome shotgun sequence genomic region:
- the LOC117996323 gene encoding small ribosomal subunit protein uS8A: MVRMNVLSDALKSIHNAEKRGKRQVLIRPCSKVIVKFLTVMMKHGYIGEFEIVDDHRAGKIVVNLTGRLNKCGVISPRFDVPINDIERWTNLLPSRQFGYLVLTTSGGIMDHEEARRKHLGGKILGFFF; the protein is encoded by the exons ATGGTGCGTATGAACGTATTGAGTGATGCTCTAAAATCCATACACAATGCCGAGAAAAGAGGCAAAAGACAAGTGCTCATCCGGCCCTGTTCCAAAGTGATAGTCAAGTTTCTGACTGTGATGATGAAGCATGGATACATCGGTGAATTCGAAATAGTAGATGACCACAGAGCGGGCAAAATAGTAGTAAACCTCACAGGCAGGCTAAATAAATGTGGCGTTATTTCTCCACGATTTGACGTGCCCATTAATGATATTGAAAGGTGGACTAACCTTCTTCCATCCCGGCAATTCGG aTACCTTGTCTTAACTACGAGTGGAGGCATCATGGATCATGAAGAAGCCAGAAGGAAACACCTTGGAGGAAAGATATTAGGtttctttttctaa